Within Roseofilum casamattae BLCC-M143, the genomic segment TTGGACTACTACCTGCGCTATGCAACCTACGCGATGCTGGCTGGCGATCCTTCCATTCTCGACGAGCGCGTTCTCAACGGTTTGAAAGAAACCTACAACTCCCTAGGCGTTCCTATCTCCTCCACCACTCAGGCTATCCAAGCAATGAAGAGCGTAACCGCTAGCTTGGTTGGGCAAGATGCTGGTAACGAAATGGGCGTTTACTTCGACTACATCTGCTCTGGCATCAGCTAGACGGAGCGCTGAAGGAGCGAACTAGAGATAACCCCTTCAGAAGTGAGTCTGGGAAGTCCGGGGCGATCGCCAGCCCGCTGCAAGCCTAGCTAATGGGTTGGGTTTGTACGGTCTGGGTTTGGTTCTCGACTCCCAGGCTTTGAGCGGCCGAGTAAAACAGTTTTGATAGTATTTTTATCAATTTTACAAGAGGAGACGTTAACCGATGCGGATGTTTAAAGTGACGGCTTGCGTTCCGAGTTTAACCAGAATTCGGACTCAGCGAGAATTGCAAAATACTTATTTCACTAAGCTAGTTCCTTTTGATAACTGGTTCCGCGAACA encodes:
- a CDS encoding phycobilisome linker polypeptide; protein product: MRMFKVTACVPSLTRIRTQRELQNTYFTKLVPFDNWFREQQRIMKMGGKIVKVELATGKVGTNTGLA